From Phycodurus eques isolate BA_2022a chromosome 13, UOR_Pequ_1.1, whole genome shotgun sequence, a single genomic window includes:
- the LOC133411821 gene encoding neurogenic differentiation factor 6-B-like produces MLTLPFEDAQAMCEPRFGAGYPRAGAPEDRPSPRLRHLRADDDDDEDEDEEEPCRSAGDDAASSDRDYEQDDSGLLRKKRGPRKKKATKEPRDRSRLRRQEANARERSRMHGLNAALESLRKVVPCYSKTQKLSKIETLRLAKNYIWALSETLSAGKRPDLLAFVQTLCKGLSQPTTNLVAGCLQLNARNFLTDHNGEVVFSGRPPYDPLYSSSAYPGSEASAPAGHGSSGPADPAKPFRHYGYSGAYEPAYASPEAGSPHFESPLSPPVNRNGIFSFKHDEPPDYGKGGHHYGVRYCGAPGRAALAHGSVYRVAPEGRYPYDLHVRGQSFQAQGELNAPYHN; encoded by the coding sequence ATGTTGACTCTGCCGTTCGAGGACGCGCAGGCGATGTGTGAGCCACGCTTCGGTGCCGGTTACCCCCGCGCAGGTGCGCCCGAGGATCGACCCTCCCCTCGCCTTCGCCACCTCCGcgccgacgacgacgacgacgaggacgaggacgaggaggagccTTGCAGGTCCGCCGGGGACGACGCCGCCTCCTCGGACCGGGACTACGAGCAGGACGACAGCGGCCTCCTCCGCAAGAAGCGCGGCCCCCGGAAGAAGAAGGCCACCAAGGAGCCGCGCGACCGCTCCCGGCTGCGGCGGCAGGAGGCCAACGCCCGGGAGAGGAGCCGCATGCACGGCCTCAACGCCGCCTTGGAGAGCCTCCGCAAAGTGGTGCCCTGCTACTCCAAAACGCAAAAGCTGTCCAAAATCGAGACCCTGCGCCTGGCCAAGAACTACATCTGGGCGTTGTCCGAGACCCTGAGCGCCGGAAAGAGACCCGACCTCCTGGCGTTTGTGCAGACCCTCTGCAAAGGATTATCGCAGCCCACCACCAACCTGGTGGCcggctgcctgcagctcaacgCCCGCAACTTCCTCACCGACCACAACGGGGAGGTGGTGTTCTCCGGGAGGCCTCCGTACGACCCGCTGTACTCCTCCTCCGCCTACCCGGGCTCCGAGGCGAGCGCGCCCGCCGGCCACGGCAGCTCCGGCCCGGCGGACCCGGCCAAGCCCTTCCGCCACTACGGCTACTCCGGCGCCTACGAGCCGGCCTACGCGTCCCCGGAGGCCGGGAGCCCGCACTTCGAGAGTCCGCTGAGTCCGCCCGTCAACCGGAACGGCATTTTCTCCTTCAAGCACGACGAGCCGCCGGACTACGGCAAGGGGGGCCACCACTACGGGGTGCGCTACTGCGGCGCACCCGGGCGCGCGGCCCTGGCGCACGGCTCCGTGTACAGAGTGGCCCCGGAGGGCCGCTACCCGTACGATCTGCACGTCCGCGGCC